From one Misgurnus anguillicaudatus chromosome 2, ASM2758022v2, whole genome shotgun sequence genomic stretch:
- the LOC129443196 gene encoding period circadian protein homolog 2, producing MMSEDSDSKPYLFSSLAGGQDEAAGCSSMAALHRMGSYAEGAELGLASEGSDSSQDPPASPRNGRKMGHSLHEDVEMKSSGSSGSGTESHGNDSHGNDSHGNESHGNESTGSSNGRSKDSALMESSGSNKSSNSHSPSPPSSSNGFSLLSASSEQDNPSTSGCSSEESAKAKTQKELIKTLKELKLHLPPEKRNKGSKSTTLNTLKYALRCVRQVEANEEYYQLLMINDSQPSGLDVSSYTIEEIDSITSEYTLKNTDIFAVAVSLITGKIVYISDQAASILNCKRDAFKNAKFVEFLTPQDVSVFYSFTTPYRLPSWSMCTGAESSPSDCMQEKSFFCRISGGKECAGDLQYLPFRMTPYLMKVQDTEHSEDQFCCLLLAERVHSGYEAPRIPTDKRIFTTTHTPSCVFQDVDEKAVPLLGYLPQDLIGTPVLLHLHPSDRPIMLGIHRKILQYAGQPFDHSIRFCARNGEYITIDTSWSSFVNPWSRKVSFVIGRHKVRMGPVNEDVFAAPAVAEGKTLDSDIQEITEQIHRLLLQPVHNNGSSGYGSLGSNDHLLSLPSSSESNGPRQRQEEEDGSHVKPRSFQEICKGIHMQKSQESKKSPTSILQKSPAVRPKDSAYPVNWKDPPEDQRGAVQEELAFKDQTVYSYQQISCLDSVIRYLESCNIPITVKRKCQSSSNTTSSDEDKQRAAENSIQVAEESGHLKGQVGLSSLDVSKKTPGSGVVSPSLAPLPLPSKPESVVSITSQCSYSSTIVHVGDKKEIIEDVPSAEGTEAQVLTVPPAAVSPQGREAYKKLGLTKQVLAAHTQKEEQAFLSRFRELRGVHAFKADCSLYLERQKGQVASEAVPAPARLCKPSGGAPETTGTRRGRNKKTKSKRVKPNESSDSTPSGRRPAPRPQLQGLNQTSWSPSDTSQSTYPIAYPAVMPAYPLQVYPGAGPMPPRVDAPMSGFGDSQCSQDPRIPMQPIQTPYSAPLVTPMVALVLPNYMFPQMGGAPRQPFYPKQGSFPAQPSFPQPTFAPQAPFPPQSAFTIQTQFTPQNPFTPQTAFQPQPFAFTCPDEPPKPPEPDLREEQSRSPTPQSVGGGGPPSPPLFQSRCSSPLQLNLLQLEETQRCAERLESTAPSIVPQQSYSSVVEKALSAAGKAKIDKVVQQDEGSPVDGQHSDAFSSSSDLLDILPEDSHSGTGSATSGSMGSGSNGRRTSASGGSASGTGSSNNSSNYFGSVDSSQKSHNAKGQGSGSGSGALDGSENLIKYVLQDPLWLLMANVDESVMMSYQLPSRDIQKVLREDREKLRQMQKNQPRFTEDQKRELAEVHPWMRRGGLPKAIDVKACVGCEELCEPLTEEDPPDLHMGETEASDVTASQTKTNEDLTTNACPGPVT from the exons CTCCAACTCTCACAGTCCTTCACCACCCAGCAGCTCAAATGGATTCAGTCTCCTGAGTGCAAGCTCGGAGCAAGATAACCCATCTACCAGCGGCTGCAG TAGTGAAGAATCCGCCAAGGCCAAGACGCAGAAAGAGTTGATCAAAACCCTGAAGGAACTGAAGCTTCATTTGCCTCCAGAAAAGCGGAACAAGGGCAGCAAGTCCACCACACTGAACACCCTGAAATACGCCCTGCGCTGCGTCAGACAAGTGGAGG CAAATGAAGAATATTATCAGCTGCTTATGATTAATGACAGTCAACCATCCGGCCTTGACGTTTCTTCATATACCATAGAGGAGATAGACAGCATCACTTCTGAATACACCCTTAAAAACACA GATATCTTCGCAGTCGCTGTGTCCCTCATCACCGGAAAGATCGTCTACATTTCAGACCAGGCGGCCTCCATCTTGAATTGTAAACGGGATGCATTCAAGAACGCTAAATTTGTGGAGTTTCTTACGCCGCAGGATGTTAGCGTGTTTTACAGCTTCACTACACCATACAGACTGCCGTCCTGGAGCATGTGTACCGGCGCAG AATCATCACCGTCAGATTGCATGCAGGAGAAATCTTTCTTCTGTCGGATCAG TGGAGGGAAGGAGTGTGCGGGAGATCTTCAGTATTTACCGTTTCGAATGACTCCATACCTGATGAAAGTGCAGGACACTGAACACTCAGAAGATCAGTTCTGCTGCCTCCTGCTGGCCGAGAGAGTGCACTCCGGCTATGAAG CTCCTAGAATCCCGACAGACAAACGGATTTTCACCACGACACACACACCCAGCTGTGTGTTTCAGGATGTGGATGAGAA GGCTGTTCCGTTGCTAGGATACCTACCGCAGGATTTGATTGGCACACCTGTCCTACTGCACCTGCATCCTAGTGATCGACCAATCATGCTTGGTATTCACAGAAAAA TCCTGCAGTATGCCGGCCAACCGTTCGATCACTCCATCCGCTTCTGCGCTCGTAATGGAGAATACATCACCATTGATACCAGCTGGTCCAGCTTCGTCAATCCCTGGAGCCGCAAAGTTTCCTTTGTCATCGGCCGGCACAAAGTTCGCAT GGGTCCGGTGAACGAAGATGTGTTTGCAGCTCCGGCCGTGGCTGAGGGGAAAACTCTGGATTCGGATATTCAGGAAATCACAGAGCAAATTCACCGACTCCTCTTGCAG CCGGTGCACAACAACGGCTCGAGTGGTTATGGAAGTCTTGGCAGTAACGATCACCTGCTGAGCCTGCCGTCATCGAGCGAGAGTAATGGACCACGTCAACGCCAAGAGGAAGAAGACGGGAGCCACGTCAAACCG AGGAGCTTTCAGGAGATATGCAAAGGCATTCACATGCAAAAGAGCCAGGAGTCGAAGAAAAGCCCTACAAGTAT TCTTCAGAAAAGTCCAGCGGTTCGACCCAAAGACTCTGCGTACCCCGTCAACTGGAAAGATCCCCCTGAGGACCAGCGAGGAGCGGTGCAAGAGGAGTTAGCCTTCAAAGATCAAACCGTCTACTCCTATCAGCAGATTAGCTGTCTGGACAGCGTAATAAG GTATTTGGAGAGCTGTAACATACCCATCACAGTAAAGAGAAAGTGCCAGTCGTCTTCAAACACTACATCTTCAGACGAGGACAAGCAGAGAGCCGCTGAGAACTCCATTCAAGTAGCTGAAG AATCAGGTCATCTGAAGGGTCAGGTGGGTCTCTCATCATTAGATGTGTCTAAGAAGACCCCTGGCTCTGGTGTCGTGAGCCCATCTCTCGCCCCACTTCCACTGCCCAGTAAACCTGAAAGCGTGGTGTCCATCACCAGCCAGTGCAGCTACAGCAGCACCATTGTACATGTGGGAGACAAAAAAG AGATCATAGAGGACGTCCCCAGCGCTGAAGGCACTGAAGCTCAGGTTCTTACCGTACCACCGGCCGCAGTCTCACCGCAAGGGAGAGAGGCTTACAAGAAACTGGGCCTAACCAAGCAGGTTCTGGCAGCACACACCCAGAAAGAAGAGCAGGCTTTCCTCAGCCGCTTCAGAGAGCTGCGCGGCGTGCACGCTTTTAAAGCAGACTGTTCCCTCTACCTGGAAAGGCAAAAGGGACAGGTGGCATCCGAGG CTGTTCCTGCTCCAGCACGCTTGTGTAAGCCGAGTGGAGGCGCACCAGAAACCACTGGAACTCGCAGAGGTCGCAACAAAAAGACTAAATCCAAGCGCGTCAAGCCAAACGAGTCCTCCGATAGCACTCCATCTGGTCGTAGACCGGCACCCAGACCTCAGCTGCAGGGTCTCAACCAGACCTCCTGGTCTCCATCAGACACGTCACAATCCACGTACCCCATCGCCTATCCGGCTGTGATGCCCGCGTACCCGCTTCAGGTGTACCCGGGGGCTGGTCCCATGCCGCCCAGGGTGGATGCTCCTATGTCGGGTTTTGGGGACAGTCAGTGCAGCCAGGATCCACGCATTCCAATGCAACCCATCCAGACGCCATACTCCGCTCCTCTGGTCACACCCATGGTGGCCCTGGTGCTGCCCAACTACATGTTTCCACAGATGGGCGGTGCCCCGCGGCAGCCTTTCTACCCGAAGCAGGGAAGTTTCCCCGCCCAGCCTTCCTTTCCACAGCCCACTTTCGCTCCACAGGCGCCGTTTCCTCCTCAGTCCGCTTTTACTATACAGACTCAATTTACCCCTCAGAACCCTTTCACCCCACAGACTGCATTTCAGCCACAACCGTTCGCTTTCACGTGTCCGGATGAGCCCCCGAAACCCCCGGAACCTGACCTGAGGGAGGAGCAATCGCGGAGCCCAACCCCTCAGTCCGTGGGCGGGGGCGGCCCACCCTCCCCACCTTTGTTTCAATCACGGTGCAGTTCGCCATTGCAGCTGAACCTTCTGCAGTTAGAGGAGACTCAACGCTGTGCTGAGAGACTGGAGAGCACAGCGCCCTCTATTGTACCACAACAGAGCTACAGCAGTGTTGTTGAGAAAGCATTGAGTGCAGCTGGAAAAGCTAAAATTGACAAGGTTGTGCAACAG GATGAAGGTTCGCCTGTCGACGGTCAACATAGCGATGCCTTTTCGTCTTCAAGTGACCTCCTGGACATTCTCCCAGAGGACTCGCACTCTGGCACCGGTTCTGCCACCTCGGGTTCCATGGGCTCCGGTTCTAACGGCCGCAGAACATCCGCTAGTGGCGGCTCTGCCAGTGGAACCG GAAGCAGCAACAACAGCAGTAACTACTTTGGCAGCGTGGATTCTTCGCAGAAATCCCATAATGCCAAGGGGCAAGGATCTGGTTCGGGATCAGGGGCGCTGGACGGCAGCGAGAACCTGATCAAGTATGTACTGCAGGACCCACTGTGGCTGCTCATGGCTAACGTGGATGAATCTGTTATGATGTCATACCAGCTGCCGTCTCG tGACATTCAGAAAGTTTTGCGAGAGGACAGAGAGAAGTTGAGACAGATGCAGAAGAACCAGCCACGCTTCACAGAGGACCAGAAGAGAGAACTGGCAGAGGTTCATCCCTGGATGAGACGAGGCGGTCTGCCCAAAGCTATTGATGTCAAG GCATGCGTCGGCTGCGAGGAGCTCTGCGAACCTCTGACAGAAGAAGATCCACCAGATCTGCACATGGGAGAAACTGAAGCCAGTGATGTCACTGCATCCCAGACCAAAACCAATGAGGATCTAACAACAAATGCTTGTCCGGGACCTGTCACTTAA
- the LOC141351080 gene encoding transcription cofactor HES-6-like codes for MAPASRNGKQDEDYYGIKDRKTRKPLVEKKRRARINESLQELRLLLADSDAQAKMENAEVLEMTVKRVEDILQNKAKEVDSASREANERFAAGYIQCMHEVHTFVSSCPGIDAAIAADLLNHLLECMPLNDEHRFQDLLSDLMSDSNHCSTWQSDGTYAMLSPGGKSAVSGGSSALSPSPSTTSSDDLCSDLDDTDTEHSHISVEAPSMPTVFHSKSMWRPW; via the exons ATGGCCCCTGCGTCCCGCAACGGCAAACAGGACGAGGATTATTACGGCATTAAAGACAGAAAG ACGAGGAAACCATTGGTGGAGAAAAAGAGACGCGCCCGCATCAATGAAAGTTTACAGGAACTGAGGCTGCTGCTCGCGGACTCGGAC GCGCAGGCAAAAATGGAGAACGCCGAGGTGTTGGAAATGACCGTGAAACGCGTGGAAGATATCCTGCAAAACAAAGCCAAGG AGGTTGACAGCGCGAGCCGCGAGGCCAACGAGCGATTCGCCGCGGGCTACATCCAGTGCATGCACGAGGTGCACACCTTCGTGTCCAGCTGTCCGGGCATCGACGCGGCGATCGCCGCCGACCTGCTGAATCACCTTCTGGAATGCATGCCGCTGAACGACGAGCATCGCTTTCAGGATCTCCTGTCGGATTTGATGTCGGACTCGAATCACTGTAGCACTTGGCAGAGCGATGGGACGTACGCGATGTTGTCCCCCGGAGGCAAGAGCGCGGTGAGCGGTGGCTCATCTGCTCTGTCCCCGTCTCCGTCCACCACCTCCAGCGACGACCTTTGCTCGGACCTGGACGACACAGACACGGAGCACAGTCACATCTCGGTGGAAGCGCCCAGCATGCCAACTGTGTTCCACTCTAAGTCCATGTGGAGACCCTGGTAA
- the LOC129443198 gene encoding integral membrane protein 2C — protein sequence MVKISFQQVSARKAEKENDGNKEEIHVPCTHDELVLPVWSKKSPKGGLWCIVLALVIFMSGLIIASVCLYRYYYYSPQVPEDSLFHCRVMYDDPLYAPLLGRQEMEENVGIYLEDNYEHISVPVPDFASSDPADIIHDFHRGLTAYYDIALDKCYVIELNTTIVMPPRNLWELLVNVKRGTYLPQTYIVQEEMVVSGRIRNVRQLGPFIHRLCYGKDVYRLRRRSGQKRIEKRETRNCHSIRHFENTFVVETMICDRLHF from the exons ATGGTGAAGATATCGTTTCAACAAGTTTCGGCACGGAAGGCAGAAAAGGAGAACGACGGAAACAAAGAGGAAATTCATGTGCCGTGCACTCAC GATGAGTTGGTTCTACCTGTATGGTCTAAGAAGTCTCCCAAAGGCGGCCTTTGGTGTATCGTACTTGCCCTGGTGATCTTTATGTCAGGATTAATCATCGCATCTGTTTGCCTTTACCGATACTACTACTACAGCCCTCAG GTCCCAGAGGACAGTTTGTTCCACTGCCGGGTGATGTACGACGACCCCCTGTACGCTCCGTTGCTCGGGCGACAGGAGATGGAGGAGAACGTCGGTATCTATCTGGAAGATAACTACGAACACATCAGCGTGCCCGTTCCCGATTTCGCGAGCAGCGACCCAGCCGACATCATCCACGACTTTCACAGG GGGCTCACAGCATACTATGACATTGCGTTGGATAAATGCTACGTCATCGAGCTCAACACCACTATCGTCATGCCACCCAGGAACCTGTGGGAGCTGCTAGTCAATGTCAAG CGAGGAACATACTTGCCACAGACCTACATCGTTCAGGAGGAGATGGTGGTGTCGGGCCGAATTAGGAACGTGCGGCAACTGGGACCGTTCATCCACAGGCTGTGTTACGGAAAAGACGTGTACAGACTGAGACGCAGGAGCGGACAGAAAC GCATTGAAAAGAGGGAGACCCGAAACTGCCACAGCATCCGACACTTCGAGAACACGTTTGTCGTAGAGACGATGATTTGTGACCGACTCCACTTTTAA
- the LOC129443197 gene encoding lysophosphatidic acid receptor 6, translating into MQHNSTENCSLSHFRYPLFTSTYSVILLFGLPLNFISLWILVCRNGLRKSVPVIYMANLALSDLLFILSLPFRIIYFATGRWTLGNKLCMISGTLFAVNLYSSSLFITLISVDRMLAVVYPLRSRPLRTAPVAWGLCATVWVMIAALSVPTAINHPENVDKTCNVTRCFEKYTDSEWKKGFYILCFVTVFGILIPFSIILGCTIAVVRQLCGYSMPPSSSNPEMSKNKVVKLFLSNLFIYTVCFIPFHVAFILFALNKVKYLGGDTEKYFSLQTVTMCMASTNSCLDPLIYYFSLKKLQDRTRCNSATKNIGICLVQSSSWNGQ; encoded by the coding sequence ATGCAGCACAACAGTACAGAAAACTGTAGCTTGTCACACTTCAGATATCCACTTTTTACTTCCACCTACAGCGTGATACTTCTCTTCGGCCTGCCTTTAAATTTTATCTCTCTTTGGATTTTGGTGTGTCGAAATGGCTTGAGAAAATCCGTTCCTGTGATCTACATGGCCAACCTGGCATTATCAGACCTTCTTTTCATCCTTTCCCTGCCCTTTCGGATTATCTACTTCGCCACGGGCCGATGGACTCTGGGAAATAAGCTGTGCATGATTTCTGGGACTCTCTTTGCTGTCAACCTGTACTCCAGCTCTTTGTTCATCACCCTCATCAGTGTGGACCGGATGTTGGCCGTGGTGTACCCGCTGAGATCCCGCCCTCTCCGGACAGCACCTGTAGCGTGGGGGCTTTGTGCGACCGTTTGGGTGATGATCGCTGCATTATCAGTGCCGACAGCTATAAATCACCCTGAAAATGTGGATAAAACCTGTAACGTCACACGTTGTTTCGAGAAATACACAGACAGCGAGTGGAAAAAGGGATTTTACATCCTCTGCTTTGTCACCGTTTTTGGGATTTTGATACCGTTTAGTATCATTCTGGGTTGCACGATTGCAGTCGTGCGGCAGCTTTGTGGCTACAGCATGCCACCTTCATCCAGTAACCCCGAGATGAGCAAAAACAAGGTAGTGAAGCTCTTTCTGTCCAACCTGTTCATCTACACCGTGTGCTTTATTCCCTTTCACGTAGCTTTCATCCTCTTCGCCCTAAACAAAGTTAAATATCTAGGAGGAGATACTGAGAAATACTTCAGTTTGCAAACCGTTACAATGTGTATGGCCAGCACAAACAGCTGTCTGGATCCCTTGATCTACTATTTCAGTTTAAAGAAACTTCAAGATCGAACTAGGTGCAATTCGGCGACAAAAAACATTGGTATCTGCCTCGTCCAGAGCTCGAGTTGGAACGGCCAGTGA